A genomic region of Kribbella sp. NBC_00382 contains the following coding sequences:
- a CDS encoding LacI family DNA-binding transcriptional regulator: MATLKQVAAHAEVSVQTVSNALNAPHRLRPDTLQRVTRSIELLNYRPNRNARSLRTSAVELIGYCVPSWPNGQAHLVMDQFLHALCASAESSGRHILLFTAPIGVDGMPVYEDLHARRLVDGFVLSQTETHDPRHGWLKEQQIPFVSFGRVWGESTQPGPWVDVDGAGGCAAAVRHLYDTGRRRIAFLSWPETSGLAENRLSGWQSSCRQLGLPADRELAIHCPEDTIDAGARATADLLDADPEVDAIVAISDILALGALRELTRRGVVAGTEVAVTGFDDSPLASVVSPALTSIRQPMDRIATELIDILTTLDPTGPTERLLQPELVVRGSSAPG; the protein is encoded by the coding sequence GTGGCTACGCTGAAGCAGGTTGCCGCTCACGCGGAGGTTTCGGTACAGACCGTCTCCAACGCCCTCAATGCGCCTCACCGGCTACGACCGGACACCCTGCAACGAGTGACCCGGTCGATCGAGCTCCTCAACTACCGGCCCAATCGTAACGCGCGCAGCCTCCGGACGAGCGCGGTCGAGCTGATCGGGTACTGCGTGCCGAGCTGGCCCAACGGTCAGGCGCATCTGGTGATGGACCAGTTCCTGCACGCGCTATGCGCCTCGGCGGAGAGCAGTGGACGGCACATCTTGTTGTTCACGGCACCGATCGGCGTCGACGGCATGCCGGTCTACGAGGATCTGCACGCGCGCCGGCTGGTGGACGGATTCGTGTTGTCGCAGACCGAGACGCATGACCCGCGGCACGGCTGGCTGAAGGAGCAGCAGATCCCGTTCGTGTCGTTCGGGCGGGTGTGGGGCGAGTCCACGCAGCCGGGGCCTTGGGTTGATGTCGACGGCGCTGGTGGATGTGCGGCCGCGGTGCGGCATCTGTACGACACCGGGCGGCGGCGGATCGCCTTCCTGAGTTGGCCGGAGACTTCCGGGCTCGCGGAGAACCGGTTGAGCGGGTGGCAGTCGAGCTGCCGCCAACTCGGACTGCCGGCTGATCGCGAACTGGCGATCCACTGTCCCGAGGACACGATCGATGCCGGCGCCCGCGCCACCGCGGACCTTCTCGACGCGGATCCGGAGGTCGACGCGATCGTTGCCATCAGCGACATTCTCGCGCTGGGGGCGTTGCGGGAGCTCACTCGGCGTGGAGTGGTCGCGGGGACGGAGGTCGCGGTGACCGGCTTCGACGACTCGCCGCTCGCGTCGGTCGTCTCCCCCGCGCTGACCAGCATCCGCCAGCCGATGGACCGGATCGCCACCGAACTGATCGACATCCTCACCACGCTGGACCCCACCGGTCCCACCGAACGACTCCTGCAACCCGAGCTAGTAGTCAGGGGCAGCTCAGCCCCGGGCTGA
- a CDS encoding glycogen debranching protein, translating to MSETSRLSDRRSLVVGDRAYAMGDETGLYPATGWHTRGEMGGIWSAPLKLLDGIWFGVDGSWLGKDTAAAKYASGQGYQRISYPGAVSVERTDFVPDGIRATVVGLTFKSSTAKTVSLAVDAHSELMPTYPWGGTTPNAGQTNLPDTGSYADGMLQFRDQGTPPVPNAAEHDYTALVGSTLKPTNHALGPNHRGPQDPAVICPADGDAPKHCDDTAFGKGTGGQLSYDINLKPGRTTTVWFAVAGSDESKAAAQREYKKAVSNPEKLLRAKKNSRAALGAMSAVDLPGDRLLQQSVEWSKQNLADSVQEAHNLQIRDVNEGKSYPAPSGTVDVARWFGAGFPDYPWLFATDGEYTSYAAVAAGQFDTVKAHLRALRDVSDLLNDRSGKVAHEVTPTGDVYFGSNTSAGNTDETVKFPSIVALLWRWTGDDRFRDQMYDFSVRNLKYVYRELDKDGDGWLEGLANVERNGMGTEKLDSTVYLARGLRDLADLAASKHDRATQQWATGKATDLEKRFESQWWVDQAFGYADSIDNPTDPANDNTPIFQRHWTGVTPMEAELVSPGQPTTPLASSEHAKTALDQREKPCYTGEFGLFHTGTGPTSDPAGNPGASCDTVVSAVKSERSIFSLNTSIMAVAEGNFGRLGQNQQQVYTTGNARIQLDPNVWETPGGMPEIAPSPDSPANIDRAFTDRSMTMQAWGTYGILWPVVHQQLGVDPDLGHGKVSVVPQIPGGQQKVAGSNIRLGRGSVDVSASLAGKELRAEVTSKGLSATVTVGAVLPAGAKVRAVALDGRAAQYKLVTTARGTEVHVTARGSRSTLRITLV from the coding sequence TTGTCCGAGACGAGCCGTCTTAGCGACCGGCGGTCATTGGTTGTCGGCGACCGCGCCTATGCGATGGGCGACGAGACCGGGCTCTATCCGGCCACCGGATGGCACACCCGCGGCGAGATGGGTGGGATCTGGTCCGCGCCGTTGAAGTTGCTGGACGGAATCTGGTTCGGCGTCGACGGGTCGTGGCTCGGCAAGGACACCGCGGCCGCGAAGTACGCGAGCGGCCAGGGCTACCAGCGAATCAGCTATCCGGGAGCCGTCAGTGTCGAGCGGACCGACTTCGTGCCGGACGGAATCCGAGCGACGGTCGTCGGGCTGACCTTCAAGTCCAGCACCGCGAAGACAGTCAGCCTCGCCGTCGACGCGCACTCGGAGCTCATGCCGACGTATCCCTGGGGTGGGACGACGCCCAACGCGGGCCAGACCAACCTTCCGGACACGGGCTCGTACGCCGATGGCATGCTGCAGTTCCGCGACCAGGGCACCCCGCCAGTGCCCAACGCCGCCGAACACGACTACACCGCGCTCGTCGGATCAACCCTCAAGCCGACCAACCACGCACTCGGCCCGAACCATCGCGGCCCGCAGGACCCCGCCGTCATCTGCCCGGCCGACGGCGATGCTCCCAAGCACTGCGACGACACCGCCTTCGGCAAGGGCACCGGCGGGCAGCTCAGCTACGACATCAACCTGAAGCCCGGCCGTACGACGACCGTGTGGTTCGCCGTCGCCGGATCGGACGAGAGCAAGGCCGCGGCCCAACGCGAGTACAAGAAGGCCGTCAGCAATCCCGAGAAGTTGCTGCGGGCAAAGAAGAACAGTCGCGCCGCGCTCGGTGCGATGTCCGCAGTGGACCTGCCTGGTGACCGGCTGCTGCAGCAGAGCGTCGAGTGGAGCAAGCAGAACCTCGCCGACTCCGTCCAGGAGGCGCACAACCTGCAGATCCGCGACGTCAACGAGGGCAAGTCGTACCCCGCACCGAGCGGCACCGTCGACGTCGCCCGCTGGTTCGGCGCCGGCTTCCCCGACTACCCCTGGCTGTTCGCGACCGACGGCGAATACACCTCGTACGCCGCCGTTGCGGCTGGCCAGTTCGACACCGTGAAAGCCCACCTGCGGGCACTGCGCGATGTGAGCGACCTGCTCAACGACCGCAGCGGCAAGGTCGCCCACGAAGTGACGCCGACCGGCGATGTCTACTTCGGCTCGAACACCAGCGCCGGCAACACCGACGAGACGGTCAAGTTCCCCAGCATCGTCGCACTGCTGTGGCGCTGGACGGGTGACGACCGGTTCCGCGACCAGATGTACGACTTCAGCGTCCGCAACCTCAAGTACGTCTACCGCGAACTCGACAAGGACGGCGACGGCTGGCTCGAGGGCCTTGCCAACGTCGAGCGCAACGGGATGGGGACGGAGAAACTCGACAGCACCGTGTACCTCGCCCGAGGACTGCGCGACCTGGCTGATCTCGCGGCGTCGAAGCACGACCGGGCGACGCAGCAGTGGGCGACTGGCAAGGCGACCGACCTGGAGAAGCGGTTCGAGAGCCAGTGGTGGGTCGACCAGGCCTTCGGGTACGCCGACTCGATCGACAACCCCACCGACCCGGCGAACGACAACACGCCGATCTTCCAGCGGCACTGGACCGGCGTCACCCCGATGGAGGCCGAGCTGGTCAGCCCGGGTCAGCCGACCACTCCCCTGGCATCGAGTGAGCACGCCAAGACAGCGCTCGACCAGCGCGAGAAGCCTTGCTACACAGGCGAATTCGGATTGTTCCACACCGGAACCGGTCCGACCTCAGATCCCGCGGGCAACCCCGGGGCGTCGTGCGACACCGTGGTCTCGGCGGTGAAGAGCGAGCGGAGCATCTTCTCGCTGAACACCTCCATCATGGCCGTTGCCGAGGGCAACTTCGGGCGACTCGGCCAGAACCAGCAGCAGGTCTACACCACCGGCAACGCGCGGATCCAGCTCGACCCGAACGTCTGGGAGACGCCGGGTGGCATGCCGGAGATCGCGCCGTCGCCGGACTCGCCGGCGAACATCGACCGGGCGTTCACCGACCGCTCGATGACGATGCAGGCGTGGGGCACGTACGGCATCCTGTGGCCGGTCGTGCACCAGCAGCTCGGGGTCGATCCAGATCTGGGGCACGGGAAGGTCTCCGTCGTACCGCAGATTCCGGGTGGCCAGCAGAAGGTGGCTGGCAGCAACATCCGGCTCGGCCGTGGATCGGTCGATGTCTCTGCATCCCTTGCAGGCAAGGAGCTTCGAGCCGAGGTGACCAGCAAGGGGCTGTCGGCAACCGTCACGGTTGGCGCAGTGCTGCCTGCGGGCGCGAAGGTGCGTGCGGTGGCGCTGGACGGTCGCGCTGCGCAGTACAAGCTGGTGACGACGGCGCGGGGAACCGAGGTGCACGTGACTGCTCGTGGGTCGCGTTCCACCCTGCGGATCACGCTCGTCTGA
- a CDS encoding ABC transporter permease: MSQTLTLTRIESKLFLREWAGLFFVFVLPVGLLTIFSLMDDGSGSSDGVPASFLPTMAIGIGIGILGLATLPMILAGYREKGILRRMSTTPVRPVKLLVAQLLLHLAAGVVVIALILGLGSAVFGADLPAAPLPFALSAVLYTVAELSIGVLIAGLVSTAKGASIVGNILFFPSMFFAGVWTPGDLMPHALRWVRDITPMGAGMTSMQDAWSGHWPGLEHVVALVAVTVACVALAARFFRWE; this comes from the coding sequence ATGAGCCAGACCCTCACTCTCACCCGGATTGAGAGCAAGCTGTTCCTGCGCGAGTGGGCCGGGCTGTTCTTCGTCTTCGTGCTGCCGGTCGGCCTGCTGACGATCTTCTCGCTGATGGACGACGGCAGCGGTTCGAGCGACGGGGTGCCGGCCAGCTTCCTGCCCACGATGGCGATCGGGATCGGGATCGGCATCCTCGGCCTGGCGACGCTGCCGATGATCCTGGCGGGCTACCGCGAGAAGGGCATCCTGCGCCGGATGTCGACCACGCCGGTACGCCCGGTGAAACTCCTGGTCGCCCAGCTGCTCCTGCATCTGGCCGCCGGTGTCGTGGTGATCGCCCTCATCCTCGGTCTGGGCTCCGCCGTCTTCGGTGCGGACCTGCCTGCCGCACCGTTGCCCTTCGCGCTCTCAGCCGTGCTCTACACGGTCGCCGAGCTGTCGATCGGCGTACTGATCGCCGGTCTCGTCTCGACCGCCAAAGGCGCGAGTATCGTCGGCAACATCCTGTTCTTCCCGAGCATGTTCTTCGCGGGTGTCTGGACGCCTGGCGATCTGATGCCGCACGCGCTCCGCTGGGTTCGCGACATCACTCCGATGGGCGCGGGGATGACCAGCATGCAAGATGCGTGGTCAGGTCATTGGCCTGGTCTCGAACACGTCGTCGCCCTGGTCGCGGTGACCGTCGCTTGCGTCGCTCTGGCGGCTCGCTTCTTCCGCTGGGAATGA
- a CDS encoding ABC transporter ATP-binding protein: MPRNKLDDDLVVVNFLRKTYGATVAVDNVSLTVREGEIFGILGPNGAGKTTTVEAIAGLRQPDSGTVRVAGLNPYKRRSQITSLIGVQLQASELPDRIKTREALELYASFYPNPADPAQLLEQLGLTKVQDTAFAKLSGGQKQRLSIALALIGNPKIAILDELTTGLDPQARRDTWELVKQIRDSGVTIILVTHFMEEAEYLCDRIAIIDAGLVVALDTPAGLVASARAEQRISFQVPGTLDETILKALPAVNSVIRDGDRIVVTGNDDLLVAVVTELASRGQAPLDLHTEQTTLDDAFLALAGRSFEGADR; encoded by the coding sequence ATGCCCAGAAACAAGCTTGATGACGACCTGGTGGTCGTCAACTTCCTCCGCAAGACCTACGGCGCGACCGTCGCCGTCGACAATGTCTCGCTGACCGTTCGCGAGGGTGAGATCTTCGGCATCCTCGGCCCGAACGGCGCCGGCAAGACCACCACGGTCGAGGCGATCGCCGGACTCCGCCAGCCCGACTCCGGTACGGTCCGAGTCGCCGGCCTGAATCCGTACAAGCGGCGTAGCCAGATCACCTCGCTGATCGGCGTCCAGTTGCAGGCGAGCGAACTGCCCGACCGGATCAAGACCCGCGAGGCGCTCGAGCTGTACGCATCCTTCTACCCGAACCCGGCCGACCCAGCGCAGTTGCTCGAGCAGCTCGGGCTGACCAAGGTGCAGGACACCGCGTTCGCCAAGCTGTCCGGTGGGCAGAAGCAGCGGTTGTCGATCGCGCTCGCACTGATCGGCAACCCGAAGATCGCGATCCTCGACGAACTGACCACCGGCCTCGACCCACAGGCGCGGCGGGACACCTGGGAGCTGGTCAAGCAGATCCGCGACTCGGGCGTGACCATCATCCTGGTCACCCACTTCATGGAAGAGGCCGAGTACCTCTGCGACCGGATCGCCATCATCGACGCCGGCCTGGTCGTCGCGCTGGACACCCCGGCCGGTCTGGTCGCCTCGGCCCGTGCCGAGCAGCGGATCAGCTTCCAGGTCCCCGGCACGCTCGACGAAACGATCCTGAAAGCCTTGCCGGCGGTGAACTCCGTGATCCGCGACGGTGACCGGATCGTTGTCACCGGCAACGATGACCTGCTGGTCGCGGTCGTCACCGAACTAGCGAGCCGCGGTCAGGCGCCGCTCGACCTGCACACCGAGCAGACCACCCTGGACGACGCCTTCCTCGCCTTGGCGGGCCGGAGCTTCGAAGGAGCGGACCGATGA
- a CDS encoding ABC transporter ATP-binding protein, whose product MSGLGVTTENLTVAFAGVPALDGLDLRLAPDKIHGLLGRNGSGKSTLAAVLAGFRQPDGGRVLIEGDELGSLPPYEDAVVTSRICLIRESGDLVDSAPVRHVLGLASSLRPYWNDELAGELLDKFEVPTKKKVQKLSRGKKSALGVVLGLASRAPLTIFDETYLGMDVPSRNLFYDALLADYTEVPRTIILSTHLVSEVSALLEEVVILDNGRLVTQSPVDSLRGRGASIVGPAAAVDEVTAGLTVLAEQRLGGTKSSTVLGDLDDALLTKARSAGLEIGPVGLQELFVHLTGTTRSKEGSA is encoded by the coding sequence GTGAGCGGCCTGGGAGTGACGACCGAGAACCTGACCGTCGCGTTCGCCGGCGTACCGGCCCTTGACGGGCTGGACCTCCGGCTCGCGCCGGACAAGATCCACGGCCTGCTGGGCCGCAACGGTTCCGGCAAGAGCACCTTGGCTGCAGTCCTGGCCGGCTTCCGGCAGCCCGATGGCGGGCGGGTGCTGATCGAGGGCGACGAGCTGGGTTCGCTGCCGCCGTACGAGGATGCCGTCGTGACGAGCCGGATCTGCCTGATCCGCGAGTCGGGTGACCTGGTCGACTCTGCACCCGTCCGGCATGTGCTCGGGCTGGCCAGCAGCCTGCGGCCGTACTGGAACGACGAGTTGGCCGGTGAGCTGCTCGACAAGTTCGAAGTACCGACGAAGAAGAAGGTGCAGAAGCTCTCCCGCGGCAAGAAGTCGGCGCTCGGGGTCGTGCTGGGGCTGGCCAGTCGCGCGCCGCTGACGATCTTCGACGAGACCTACCTCGGGATGGACGTGCCGTCGCGCAACCTCTTCTACGACGCGCTGCTCGCCGACTACACCGAAGTACCGCGGACGATCATCCTGTCCACCCACCTGGTCAGCGAGGTCAGCGCGCTGCTCGAAGAGGTCGTCATCCTCGACAACGGGCGGCTGGTGACCCAGTCGCCGGTCGACTCGCTGCGCGGTCGCGGCGCCTCGATCGTCGGGCCGGCCGCGGCGGTCGACGAGGTGACCGCCGGCTTGACCGTGCTCGCCGAGCAACGGCTCGGTGGTACCAAATCGTCAACGGTGCTTGGCGATCTGGACGACGCGCTGCTCACGAAGGCGCGTTCGGCCGGCCTTGAGATCGGCCCGGTCGGCCTGCAGGAACTCTTCGTCCACCTGACCGGTACGACGCGCTCGAAGGAGGGCTCCGCATGA
- a CDS encoding GntR family transcriptional regulator encodes MFDDRSPIYLQIAEQIKNDIVTGALAEDEQVMSTNQYAAFYRINPATAAKGFAQLVDEGVLYKKRGIGMFVSPNARDLLRTGRRDSFFADVVDPMIREAKAIGVPLADVVKHIQKDGEQ; translated from the coding sequence GTGTTCGACGATCGCAGTCCGATCTATCTGCAGATCGCGGAGCAGATCAAGAACGACATCGTCACCGGCGCCCTCGCCGAGGACGAGCAGGTCATGTCGACCAACCAGTACGCCGCGTTCTACCGGATCAACCCCGCCACCGCCGCCAAGGGCTTCGCCCAGTTGGTCGACGAGGGCGTGCTCTACAAGAAGCGCGGGATCGGCATGTTCGTCAGCCCGAACGCCCGCGACCTTCTCCGGACCGGCCGGCGAGACTCGTTCTTCGCCGACGTGGTCGACCCGATGATCCGTGAGGCCAAGGCGATCGGCGTACCGCTCGCCGACGTCGTGAAGCACATCCAGAAGGATGGTGAGCAGTGA
- a CDS encoding SPFH domain-containing protein, with amino-acid sequence MSADVDVMVEMPKPKVSERSAGDLNGWPMLGLAFLLGVAGVVLFIVGTGGDQVALVVVGVVLFVAALIIAAGLTPVAPGRARVLQILGRYAGTIRVDGLRWVNPISARKEISTRIRNHETAVAKVNDADGNPIEIAAVVVWQVQDTAQAMFEVDDFVRFVAIQTETAVRHIANSYPYDVHDATDRMSLRDSTDEITQKLSTEIGARVLAAGVHVIESRITHLAYAPEIAQAMLRRQQAGAVVAARQQIVEGAVGMVELALARLSERQVVELDEERKATMVSNLLVVLCGDRDAQPVVNAGSLYQ; translated from the coding sequence ATGAGCGCGGATGTCGACGTGATGGTGGAGATGCCGAAGCCGAAGGTGAGTGAGCGGTCGGCGGGGGATCTGAACGGGTGGCCGATGCTCGGGCTGGCGTTCCTGCTCGGGGTCGCCGGAGTGGTGCTGTTCATCGTCGGGACCGGCGGCGACCAGGTCGCTCTCGTCGTCGTGGGCGTCGTGTTGTTCGTCGCCGCGCTGATCATCGCGGCCGGGCTCACTCCGGTCGCACCGGGCCGGGCCCGGGTGCTGCAGATCCTCGGGCGGTACGCCGGGACGATCCGGGTCGACGGGTTGCGCTGGGTGAACCCGATCTCCGCCCGCAAGGAGATCTCCACCAGGATCCGCAACCACGAGACGGCCGTTGCCAAGGTCAACGATGCCGACGGCAACCCGATCGAGATCGCCGCGGTGGTGGTCTGGCAGGTCCAGGACACCGCGCAGGCGATGTTCGAGGTGGACGACTTCGTCCGGTTCGTCGCGATCCAGACCGAGACCGCGGTCCGGCACATCGCGAACAGCTACCCGTACGACGTGCACGACGCGACCGACCGGATGTCGCTGCGGGACAGTACCGACGAGATCACCCAGAAGCTGTCGACCGAGATCGGCGCCCGGGTGCTCGCGGCCGGCGTGCACGTGATCGAGTCGCGGATCACCCACTTGGCCTATGCGCCCGAGATCGCCCAGGCCATGCTGCGGCGCCAGCAGGCAGGTGCCGTGGTCGCGGCCCGGCAGCAGATCGTCGAGGGTGCGGTCGGCATGGTCGAGCTCGCGCTGGCGCGGCTGTCCGAGCGTCAGGTGGTCGAGCTGGACGAGGAGCGCAAGGCGACGATGGTCAGCAACCTGCTCGTCGTGCTCTGCGGCGATCGCGATGCGCAGCCCGTGGTCAACGCCGGTTCGCTGTACCAGTAG
- a CDS encoding aminotransferase class IV, which yields MTSSLQVADSFLVADGKVRGLDLHRRRFTRSCAAVGIDAGGYFDDQVKRLPGFGRWFPRFELDANGNLSIQLRPAPPQGGRIRVVLHGGPDPRTQPLVKGPDLEVLGELKAQATKPFHADEVLLADPDGVVVEAAYSAVLWWEDDTLCIPPADRPYLPSVTSELVRRIAAAEQIEIAERARTATELADSEVWLVNALHGIRPVEAWNHDPIDPLPFTRSKSWQQLLLSSAT from the coding sequence ATGACTTCTTCTTTGCAGGTGGCGGACTCTTTCTTGGTTGCTGATGGCAAGGTGCGTGGACTGGACCTGCATCGGCGGCGGTTCACCAGGTCCTGCGCGGCAGTGGGAATCGATGCCGGAGGTTACTTCGACGACCAGGTGAAACGGCTGCCCGGCTTCGGCCGCTGGTTCCCACGCTTCGAACTGGATGCCAACGGCAACCTCTCCATCCAGCTCCGCCCGGCGCCACCGCAGGGCGGCCGGATCCGCGTGGTGCTCCACGGCGGCCCCGACCCTCGCACTCAACCTCTGGTCAAGGGGCCCGACCTGGAAGTCCTGGGTGAGCTCAAAGCCCAAGCCACCAAGCCTTTCCATGCCGATGAGGTCCTCCTCGCCGACCCCGACGGCGTGGTGGTCGAGGCGGCATACTCGGCGGTCCTGTGGTGGGAGGACGACACCCTCTGCATCCCGCCTGCCGACCGCCCCTACCTCCCATCGGTCACCTCAGAACTGGTACGCCGAATCGCCGCCGCCGAGCAGATCGAGATCGCCGAACGCGCGCGCACCGCCACCGAACTCGCCGACTCCGAGGTCTGGCTGGTCAACGCCCTGCACGGCATCCGCCCGGTGGAAGCCTGGAACCACGACCCGATCGACCCGCTGCCTTTCACCCGCTCCAAGTCCTGGCAACAGCTCCTGCTCTCGTCGGCGACCTGA
- the pabB gene encoding aminodeoxychorismate synthase component I: protein MSALTWSIRVLDRALDGERFYRELLADEPAAFWLDGSLTDRGVRRVSVLGTSTGADADVVARDVADGDVFAELQELLSTRSAQLGEVPAILRDVFSGGYVGYFGYELKALTGGAVAYGAPTPDALWIWANRFVILDHDEDRALLVAVHAPDDVLASAWLDRAESAAASWSMGWREAPAVAKLDLEAHLEQDRATYLAGIDACMAALEAGETYEVCLTNRVRLPAIDDPFEFYLWQRQSNPAPYSAFLRYGDLAVASSSPERFLTVDGDGWAECRPIKGTAPRVEDPAQDQLVAKALAEDEKTRAENLMIVDLIRNDLGRVSRPGTVQVPQLMAVESYQTVHQLVTTVRGHLRDGVDAVDAVRACFPPGSMTGAPKIRTMELLDELEWSARGVYSGALGYLTVDGRADLSVVIRTAVMTPGETVVGAGGAIVLDSDPVAEYDEMVLKATATIQGRA, encoded by the coding sequence GTGTCTGCTCTGACCTGGTCGATCCGCGTGCTGGATCGTGCGCTGGACGGTGAGCGGTTTTACCGCGAGCTGCTGGCGGACGAGCCGGCCGCGTTCTGGCTTGACGGCAGCCTGACCGACCGCGGCGTCCGCCGGGTTTCGGTGCTCGGCACCTCGACCGGCGCCGACGCGGACGTCGTCGCCCGGGACGTCGCAGACGGGGATGTCTTCGCCGAGCTCCAGGAGCTGCTCAGCACCCGATCGGCCCAGCTGGGCGAAGTACCGGCGATTCTGCGGGACGTCTTCAGCGGCGGCTACGTCGGGTACTTCGGCTATGAATTGAAGGCCCTCACCGGTGGCGCCGTCGCATACGGTGCGCCGACTCCGGACGCGTTGTGGATCTGGGCCAACCGCTTCGTGATCCTCGATCACGACGAGGACCGCGCGCTGCTGGTCGCCGTGCACGCACCGGATGACGTATTGGCGAGCGCCTGGCTCGATCGCGCCGAGTCGGCGGCCGCGAGCTGGTCGATGGGGTGGCGGGAGGCGCCGGCGGTCGCCAAGCTTGATCTCGAAGCGCATCTGGAGCAGGACCGCGCGACCTACCTGGCCGGGATCGACGCCTGTATGGCCGCGCTCGAAGCCGGCGAGACCTACGAGGTCTGCCTGACGAACCGGGTCCGGCTGCCCGCCATCGACGACCCCTTCGAGTTCTACCTCTGGCAACGGCAGAGCAACCCCGCCCCGTACTCCGCCTTCCTCCGGTACGGCGACCTGGCCGTCGCGAGCTCATCGCCCGAGCGGTTCCTGACCGTCGACGGCGACGGCTGGGCCGAATGCCGGCCGATCAAGGGGACCGCGCCGCGGGTCGAGGATCCGGCGCAGGATCAGCTCGTCGCGAAGGCGCTCGCCGAGGACGAGAAGACCCGGGCCGAGAACCTGATGATCGTCGACCTGATCCGCAACGACCTCGGCCGGGTCAGCCGGCCGGGCACCGTGCAGGTCCCTCAGTTGATGGCGGTCGAGAGCTACCAGACCGTCCACCAGCTCGTCACAACCGTCCGCGGGCACCTGCGCGACGGAGTGGACGCGGTGGACGCAGTCCGGGCTTGCTTCCCGCCCGGGTCGATGACCGGGGCGCCGAAGATCCGCACGATGGAGCTGCTCGACGAGCTCGAGTGGTCGGCGCGCGGGGTGTACTCGGGCGCGCTCGGCTACCTGACCGTCGACGGCCGGGCAGATCTGAGCGTGGTGATCCGGACCGCGGTGATGACGCCGGGGGAGACCGTGGTCGGGGCGGGTGGGGCGATCGTGCTCGACTCGGACCCGGTCGCGGAGTACGACGAGATGGTGCTCAAGGCAACAGCGACGATCCAGGGGCGGGCATGA
- a CDS encoding methyltransferase domain-containing protein, with protein MPENEIDWPGYLREFHTAAPGSTEALLSRAVAGDHTPYRWLVRAVSGEARRVLDLACGNGPVARELYGRWVVGADNNAAQLAGAPGPKVQADALHLPFANEAFDVVTCSMGLAVLQPLPEVLAEAARVLRRGGVLAATVPAVRPLRRSDLRTLTSLTTRLRSTPQFPGGSEIKDLKDQLRAAGFDVMESQRERYAYTVRSLDDARRLVGALYLPGTSDARREAAAVWLAERGETKDGLEVAIPVRRITAMRTKVALA; from the coding sequence ATGCCTGAGAACGAGATCGACTGGCCGGGGTACCTGCGGGAGTTCCACACCGCAGCCCCGGGCAGCACTGAAGCCCTGTTGTCCCGAGCGGTGGCTGGGGACCACACGCCCTATCGCTGGCTGGTCCGCGCGGTCTCCGGCGAGGCGCGGCGCGTCCTCGACCTGGCCTGCGGCAACGGCCCGGTCGCCCGCGAGCTGTACGGGCGGTGGGTGGTCGGCGCCGACAACAACGCGGCCCAGCTCGCCGGCGCGCCCGGCCCGAAGGTCCAGGCGGACGCGCTGCACCTGCCGTTCGCCAACGAGGCCTTCGACGTCGTCACCTGCTCGATGGGCCTGGCGGTGCTGCAGCCGCTGCCCGAAGTACTGGCCGAGGCAGCCCGCGTACTGCGACGCGGCGGCGTCCTCGCTGCCACGGTCCCCGCGGTGCGGCCGCTGCGCCGGAGCGACCTCCGCACGCTCACCAGCCTGACCACGCGGCTGCGCTCGACCCCGCAGTTCCCGGGCGGCAGCGAGATCAAGGACCTCAAGGACCAGCTGCGCGCGGCCGGGTTCGACGTGATGGAGTCCCAGCGCGAGCGGTACGCGTACACGGTCCGCTCCCTCGACGACGCCCGCCGCCTGGTCGGCGCCCTCTACCTGCCAGGTACGTCGGACGCCCGCCGCGAAGCCGCCGCCGTCTGGCTCGCCGAACGCGGCGAAACCAAGGACGGCCTCGAGGTAGCCATCCCAGTCCGCCGAATCACCGCGATGCGGACGAAAGTCGCGCTGGCCTAA